Proteins from one Malaya genurostris strain Urasoe2022 chromosome 2, Malgen_1.1, whole genome shotgun sequence genomic window:
- the LOC131429275 gene encoding large ribosomal subunit protein eL43, with the protein MAKRTRKVGIVGKYGTRYGASLRKMVKKMEITQHAKYTCTFCGKDAMKRSCVGIWSCKRCKRVVAGGAWVYSTTAAASVRSAVRRLREL; encoded by the exons ATG GCCAAGCGTACTAGAAAGGTCGGAATAGTCGGTAAATATGGCACCCGATATGGTGCTTCACTTCGTAAGATGGTGAAAAAAATGGAGATCACCCAACACGCCAAGTACACCTGCACGTTCTGCGGAAAG GATGCCATGAAGCGATCTTGCGTTGGAATCTGGTCCTGTAAACGGTGCAAACGGGTCGTCGCTGGTGGTGCTTGGGTGTATTCTACCACCGCAGCCGCCTCGGTACGATCGGCTGTACGTCGTCTGCGTGAACTGTAA